One Schistocerca nitens isolate TAMUIC-IGC-003100 chromosome 1, iqSchNite1.1, whole genome shotgun sequence DNA segment encodes these proteins:
- the LOC126237507 gene encoding uncharacterized protein LOC126237507 codes for MSTVAGGASLLRTALPESRSTMSDARRVLLLVAAAAAAAVATGLPVVVPPPGFGWLLPHRAQTAGRPPLSPPPLDPHTVFILTHGYPVHVPCLQTTGASPVQTGITAGSHRAVAKNRQTEPATTTATTRAAVSPTAATTRQQGLLSFINVPDIPCPEGQRRDPAGNCRDEW; via the exons ATGTCGACCGTGGCAGGAGGAGCCAGTCTGCTACGCACGGCGCTACCAGAGTCTCGCAGCACGATGAGCGACGCACGCAGAGTCCTCCTGTTGgtcgccgcggccgcggccgctgcAGTGGCCACTGGCCTTCCCGTGGTGGTGCCGCCTCCCGGCTTCGGCTGGCTGCTGCCGCATCGAGCCCAAACTGCTGGACGGCCTCCGCTGTCGCCTCCACCCCTGGACCCTCACACCGTGTTCATCCTCACACACGGCTACCCTGTTCATGTACCGTGTCTACAAACAACAGGGGCTTCGCCTGTGCAGACTGGAATCACTGCGGGCTCACACAGGGCTGTAGCCAAGAATCGTCAGACTGAG CCCGCTACGACTACGGCCACCACGAGAGCCGCGGTGTCCCCCACAGCTGCCACGACGAGGCAGCAGGGCCTGCTGAGCTTCATCAACGTGCCGGACATCCCGTGTCCTGAGGGACAGAGGCGGGACCCCGCGGGCAACTGCCGCGACGAGTGGTAG